Proteins encoded together in one Halomicrobium urmianum window:
- a CDS encoding extracellular solute-binding protein yields the protein MTMDRRTVLKSVGGLSGAVAMAGCSVQENGGSDGSGGSDGSSGTDAADGSTEAAGGTGTAWYSLSESELAIREEVISTYNEGSANEIDGSDISDLQQKTRSAIPAGEGPHVFDWAHDWAGNIYEQEFVVDQSDQVSVELDQFSEVARNAAQYEGNLVGLPYGAETITPIVNTDIVDSVPETVDEMAAMIEEYHDPDNGVYGLSFPFADGYFTSPWLHAFGGHVFDPSADEPLGVNHSETVRGLEFMLENFVPYMPNDPTYEPQAAAFNEGNAAFAINGPWSLATFNDNDLDYEVISYPEMSDGTPSPYTGIQVWYFAAAMDDGGDDAAAARDFVEWYVTNEDHLRQLAEDLGSIPVLNSLVGSSDLPEQVQAFSESVDQGRPMPSSPRMDGVWEPVKSALTRAFNGDQGAQEAMDAAAEQIRSNWDD from the coding sequence ATGACAATGGACCGCAGAACGGTGCTCAAGAGCGTCGGTGGACTGAGCGGTGCCGTCGCCATGGCCGGGTGCAGCGTGCAGGAGAACGGCGGTTCAGACGGTAGCGGCGGTTCCGACGGCAGCAGCGGCACGGACGCCGCCGACGGGTCGACCGAGGCGGCCGGCGGCACGGGGACGGCCTGGTACTCGCTCTCGGAGAGCGAACTCGCGATCCGCGAGGAGGTCATCAGCACGTACAACGAGGGCAGCGCGAACGAGATCGACGGGTCGGACATCTCCGACCTCCAGCAGAAGACGCGCAGCGCCATCCCCGCGGGCGAGGGCCCGCACGTCTTCGACTGGGCGCACGACTGGGCCGGCAACATCTACGAGCAGGAGTTCGTCGTCGACCAGTCCGACCAGGTGTCCGTGGAGCTCGACCAGTTCAGCGAGGTCGCCCGCAACGCCGCACAGTACGAGGGCAACCTGGTCGGCCTCCCGTACGGCGCCGAGACGATCACGCCCATCGTCAACACCGACATCGTCGACTCCGTCCCCGAGACGGTCGACGAGATGGCGGCCATGATCGAGGAGTACCACGACCCCGACAACGGCGTGTACGGGCTGTCGTTCCCGTTCGCCGACGGCTACTTCACCAGCCCGTGGCTGCACGCGTTCGGCGGCCACGTCTTCGACCCTTCGGCGGACGAGCCCCTCGGGGTCAACCACAGCGAGACCGTCCGGGGTCTGGAGTTCATGCTCGAGAACTTCGTGCCCTACATGCCCAACGACCCGACCTACGAGCCCCAGGCCGCCGCCTTCAACGAGGGCAACGCGGCGTTCGCCATCAACGGGCCGTGGTCGCTGGCGACGTTCAACGACAACGACCTCGACTACGAGGTGATCAGCTATCCCGAGATGAGCGACGGGACGCCCAGCCCGTACACGGGCATCCAGGTGTGGTACTTCGCCGCCGCGATGGACGACGGCGGCGACGACGCCGCTGCGGCCCGGGACTTCGTGGAGTGGTACGTGACCAACGAGGACCACCTGCGCCAGCTCGCCGAGGACCTCGGCTCCATCCCCGTCCTGAACAGCCTTGTCGGCAGCAGCGACCTCCCCGAGCAGGTCCAGGCCTTCTCCGAGTCGGTCGATCAGGGCCGGCCGATGCCCAGCTCGCCGCGGATGGACGGCGTGTGGGAGCCCGTCAAGAGCGCGCTGACGCGCGCGTTCAACGGCGACCAGGGCGCTCAGGAAGCGATGGACGCCGCCGCCGAACAGATCCGCAGCAACTGGGACGACTGA
- a CDS encoding carbohydrate ABC transporter permease yields the protein MSSVSRVADRFERVPFLEKSDVSLLLVLPGLFVFSAFMLFPVVYLVGISFTNAEPANLFQGEGVVAVLTFGEAAFVGLENYVDVLTDGQFWNSFGVTWLFVATSVTLKILLSVSVALVVTSDYVRGKRWMRSFIILPMGLPAIFTITVWRGIFSSADFGLINQVLATVGLDSVAWLAGRWTAFFAYNVTEVWLSYPFMVIITVSALQDVSESLHEAAIVDGAGFFARFLHVTLPSIKRPVLFATILTSAASFQQFLIPYVFNQGGPARANELIVVYGYREALSFQKYGRGATISIIALVFIGAFMWLNVKKGRLADGVSD from the coding sequence ATGAGTTCCGTATCGCGCGTCGCCGACCGCTTCGAGCGGGTGCCGTTCCTCGAGAAGAGCGACGTCTCCCTGCTGCTGGTGCTGCCCGGGCTGTTCGTCTTCTCGGCGTTCATGCTGTTCCCGGTGGTGTACCTGGTCGGCATCTCCTTCACCAACGCCGAACCGGCGAACCTCTTCCAGGGCGAGGGCGTCGTCGCCGTCCTGACCTTCGGCGAGGCGGCCTTCGTCGGCCTGGAGAACTACGTCGACGTGCTGACCGACGGGCAGTTCTGGAACTCCTTCGGCGTCACCTGGCTGTTCGTCGCCACGAGCGTCACGCTGAAGATCCTGCTGTCGGTGTCGGTCGCGCTCGTCGTCACCAGCGACTACGTCCGTGGCAAGCGCTGGATGCGCTCGTTTATCATCCTGCCCATGGGCCTGCCGGCCATCTTCACCATCACGGTCTGGCGGGGCATCTTCAGCTCCGCGGACTTCGGGCTGATCAACCAGGTACTCGCAACGGTCGGGCTCGACTCGGTCGCGTGGCTCGCCGGCCGCTGGACGGCGTTTTTCGCCTACAACGTCACCGAGGTGTGGCTCTCGTACCCGTTCATGGTCATCATCACCGTGAGTGCGCTACAGGACGTCTCGGAGTCGCTGCACGAGGCCGCCATCGTCGACGGCGCCGGCTTCTTCGCCCGGTTCCTCCACGTCACGCTGCCGTCGATCAAGCGCCCGGTGCTGTTCGCGACCATCCTGACGTCGGCGGCGTCGTTCCAGCAGTTCCTCATCCCCTACGTCTTCAACCAGGGCGGGCCCGCGCGGGCGAACGAACTGATCGTCGTCTACGGCTACCGGGAGGCGCTGAGCTTCCAGAAGTACGGCCGCGGAGCGACGATCAGCATCATCGCGCTGGTGTTCATCGGCGCGTTCATGTGGTTGAACGTCAAGAAGGGCCGCCTCGCTGACGGGGTGAGCGACTGA
- a CDS encoding sugar ABC transporter permease, whose translation MSLLRNVARQIADDAKTVATQPARTARDWRHTVEQVQRGELPPSEVLKVVAGTAGALVVVLLLLFPIYWILMAALSGSGASLYTSESFRLLPEQPTLQPFIWVIGDLIVPSYTVSVGIPLTDLAFVVTTPELTFLDASAHGVDRPSNFKHFLWNSITVAIPTVIIAMALIVPAAYALSRKEFLLRRKVLFAYVLLTQVGGGLGVALLIGMYAIYVQFGINDSKLALAVYYAATAVPFNTWLLKTYMDGIPVSYEEAAVVDGAPPWRVVTEVILPMSAAGLTTIFIFIFLTGWTEFVVAQTLLGTDNYTLPVGLYSLVDEYSIPWARFSAFALTFATPIMLVYLFAQRYIEGGLSFSGMDG comes from the coding sequence ATGAGCCTGTTACGCAACGTCGCACGGCAGATCGCGGACGACGCGAAGACCGTCGCCACCCAGCCGGCCCGGACGGCCAGGGACTGGCGACACACCGTCGAGCAGGTCCAGCGGGGCGAGCTCCCGCCGTCGGAGGTGCTCAAGGTCGTCGCGGGGACGGCCGGCGCGCTCGTCGTCGTCCTCCTGCTACTCTTCCCCATCTACTGGATCCTGATGGCCGCGCTGTCGGGGAGCGGCGCGTCGCTGTACACCTCCGAGAGCTTCAGGCTCCTCCCCGAACAGCCGACGCTACAGCCGTTCATCTGGGTGATCGGCGACCTGATCGTCCCGAGCTACACCGTCTCGGTCGGCATCCCGCTGACGGACCTCGCGTTCGTCGTCACCACGCCGGAGCTGACGTTCCTCGACGCGTCGGCCCACGGCGTCGACCGGCCGTCGAACTTCAAGCACTTCCTCTGGAACAGCATCACCGTCGCGATCCCGACCGTCATCATCGCGATGGCGCTGATCGTCCCGGCGGCGTACGCCCTCTCCCGCAAGGAGTTCCTGCTCCGGCGGAAGGTCCTGTTCGCCTACGTCCTGCTGACGCAGGTCGGCGGCGGCCTCGGCGTCGCCCTGCTCATCGGGATGTACGCCATCTACGTCCAGTTCGGAATCAACGACAGCAAGCTGGCGCTGGCCGTCTACTACGCCGCGACGGCCGTCCCGTTCAACACCTGGCTGCTCAAGACGTACATGGACGGGATCCCGGTCTCCTACGAGGAGGCCGCCGTCGTCGACGGCGCCCCGCCGTGGCGGGTCGTCACGGAGGTCATCCTCCCGATGTCGGCCGCCGGCCTGACGACCATCTTCATCTTCATCTTCCTCACCGGCTGGACCGAGTTCGTCGTCGCCCAGACGCTGCTGGGCACCGACAACTACACGCTGCCCGTCGGCCTCTACTCGCTGGTCGACGAGTACTCCATCCCATGGGCCCGCTTCTCGGCGTTCGCGCTCACCTTCGCGACGCCGATCATGCTGGTCTACCTGTTCGCCCAGCGCTACATCGAGGGCGGCCTCTCGTTCAGCGGGATGGACGGCTAG
- the gdhB gene encoding glutamate dehydrogenase GdhB — protein MVPDTPSETTDSTDSHTGEEHTAVDTARRQLEHAVAHLDVNPNIVERLKHPTAVHEVTVPIRRDDGSLEVFTGYRAHHDSIRGPYKGGLRYHPGVTREECVGLGMWMTWKCAVMDLPFGGAKGGIVVDPKGLSDRELEQLTRRFTHEIRHVIGPNKDIPAPDMGTDAQVMSWIMDAYSIQEAETLPGVVTGKPPVIGGSFGREEAPGHSVAIITREACEYYGKSIEDATVAVQGFGSVGANAARKLDDWGATVVAVSDVNGAAYYPDGLDPHEIPSHDEEPEAVTRYDDDPISNEELLTLDVDVLVPAAIGDVITEDNADEIQADIVVEGANGPTTFAADSILAERGVQVIPDIVANAGGVTVSYFEWLQDINRRAWSLEEVQSELEAEMKTAWDEVRTEFEDRDVTWRDAAYIVALSRLTEAHTYRGLWP, from the coding sequence ATGGTCCCTGATACGCCGTCCGAGACAACCGATAGTACCGACTCTCACACCGGGGAGGAACACACCGCGGTCGACACCGCCCGACGGCAGCTCGAACACGCCGTCGCGCACCTCGACGTCAACCCGAACATCGTCGAGCGGCTCAAGCATCCGACGGCCGTCCACGAGGTGACGGTACCGATCCGGCGCGACGACGGGTCGCTGGAGGTGTTCACCGGCTACCGCGCCCACCACGACAGCATCCGCGGCCCCTACAAGGGCGGACTGCGGTACCACCCGGGCGTCACGCGCGAGGAGTGCGTCGGACTGGGCATGTGGATGACCTGGAAGTGCGCGGTGATGGACCTCCCGTTCGGCGGCGCGAAGGGCGGCATCGTCGTCGACCCGAAGGGGCTGAGCGACCGGGAGCTGGAACAGCTCACCCGTCGGTTCACCCACGAGATTCGCCACGTGATCGGGCCGAACAAGGACATCCCGGCGCCGGACATGGGGACCGACGCGCAGGTGATGTCCTGGATCATGGACGCCTACAGCATCCAGGAGGCCGAGACGCTCCCCGGCGTCGTGACGGGCAAGCCCCCGGTCATCGGAGGCAGTTTCGGCCGCGAGGAGGCCCCGGGCCACAGCGTCGCGATCATCACGCGGGAGGCCTGCGAGTACTACGGCAAGTCGATCGAAGACGCGACGGTCGCCGTCCAGGGCTTCGGGAGCGTCGGGGCCAACGCCGCCCGCAAGCTGGACGACTGGGGCGCGACCGTCGTCGCCGTCAGCGACGTCAACGGCGCGGCCTACTACCCGGACGGCCTCGATCCGCACGAGATACCCTCCCACGACGAGGAGCCAGAGGCGGTGACCCGGTACGACGACGATCCGATCAGCAACGAGGAGCTGCTCACGCTGGACGTCGACGTCCTCGTCCCCGCGGCCATCGGCGACGTGATCACCGAGGACAACGCCGACGAGATCCAGGCCGACATCGTCGTCGAGGGGGCCAACGGGCCAACGACGTTCGCGGCGGACTCGATCCTGGCCGAGCGCGGGGTGCAGGTCATTCCGGACATCGTCGCCAACGCCGGCGGCGTCACGGTCAGCTACTTCGAGTGGCTCCAGGACATCAACCGCCGGGCCTGGTCGCTCGAGGAGGTCCAGAGCGAACTCGAAGCGGAGATGAAGACGGCGTGGGACGAGGTGCGGACCGAGTTCGAGGACCGCGACGTGACGTGGCGGGACGCCGCGTACATCGTCGCGCTCTCGCGGCTGACCGAGGCCCACACCTATCGCGGCCTGTGGCCGTGA
- a CDS encoding rubrerythrin-like domain-containing protein codes for MPHGQDIERENDPTSTSKYECLQCGNIVEAKSHPGSCECGGEYQNRAKSLE; via the coding sequence ATGCCCCACGGCCAAGACATCGAGCGGGAGAACGATCCGACATCCACGTCCAAGTACGAGTGCCTGCAGTGCGGCAACATCGTCGAGGCGAAGTCCCATCCCGGCTCCTGTGAATGCGGCGGCGAGTATCAGAACCGGGCGAAGTCGCTCGAGTAA
- a CDS encoding flavodoxin domain-containing protein: MVSFLVYYGTGEGQTAAIADRIVDALVDRGHDATAVDADEAPADLAVDDYDAVLVGASIHAGEHQPAVREFASANNEALAARPTAFFQVSMSSATEEGEAQAAGYVEAFVDDTGWHPDRIGLFGGALRFSEFGFLKRLLIKQVAKRNVPDLDTSRDAEFTDWAEVDDFTNDVAAFVEGRLGVPVPADGADDAE, from the coding sequence ATGGTTTCGTTCCTGGTGTACTACGGGACCGGCGAGGGACAGACCGCGGCGATCGCAGACCGTATCGTCGACGCCCTGGTCGACCGGGGCCACGACGCGACGGCCGTCGACGCCGACGAAGCACCGGCCGACCTGGCCGTGGACGACTACGACGCCGTGCTCGTGGGCGCGTCGATACACGCGGGCGAGCACCAGCCGGCGGTCCGGGAGTTCGCGAGCGCCAACAACGAGGCCCTCGCCGCGCGACCGACGGCCTTCTTTCAGGTGTCCATGTCGTCGGCGACCGAGGAAGGCGAGGCGCAGGCGGCGGGCTACGTCGAGGCGTTCGTCGACGACACCGGCTGGCACCCCGATCGGATCGGGCTGTTCGGCGGCGCGCTGCGGTTCTCCGAGTTCGGCTTCCTGAAGCGGCTGCTGATCAAACAGGTCGCCAAGCGGAACGTACCCGACCTCGACACCTCCCGGGACGCGGAGTTCACGGACTGGGCGGAAGTCGACGACTTCACGAACGACGTCGCCGCGTTCGTGGAGGGGCGACTTGGCGTTCCGGTCCCTGCCGACGGGGCGGACGACGCCGAATGA
- a CDS encoding DUF7522 family protein, which yields MVWQTEPGAMPSTHLSEEHEDELISAARTAVGDELRSIAYFTEDAVDQIYLREDLEQGADLVGFADNERLGFRSQQAYTDTELGDYQFTIRVFDHGYLTRVIAADHGVWITTDEMAIDRFEELASALGALLREF from the coding sequence ATGGTATGGCAAACCGAACCGGGAGCCATGCCCAGCACCCACCTCTCGGAGGAACACGAGGACGAACTGATCAGCGCGGCCCGCACGGCAGTCGGGGACGAACTGCGCAGCATCGCCTACTTCACCGAGGACGCGGTCGATCAGATCTACCTCCGCGAGGACCTGGAACAGGGCGCCGACCTCGTCGGGTTCGCCGACAACGAGCGGCTCGGTTTCCGGTCTCAGCAGGCCTACACCGATACCGAACTGGGTGACTACCAGTTCACCATCCGCGTCTTCGACCACGGGTACCTGACCCGGGTCATCGCCGCCGACCACGGCGTCTGGATCACGACCGACGAGATGGCCATCGACCGCTTCGAGGAACTCGCGAGCGCGCTCGGCGCTCTCCTCCGGGAATTCTGA
- a CDS encoding RNA-guided endonuclease InsQ/TnpB family protein, with the protein MTELTKTLELKLVDPNAHKRRKLQETRDAYQQALADAFEAGCTTQTEANDVVVNYDLSGYAKNALKKYVPQLTTTYNADELHDDHPVRFTNEGLRLDHNPQNAIEWYVKIPHHEDYHLWLPAQPNPDQREWLEAVNAGDAEMGERRLFQRDETWYLHVTATRDVEDCSGVADDARTPIGVDIGEASLVTVCHRDENGSPTRPELWADEGKTVRRLRKTYFTATRRLQERGSDRIAESFGDALWNHIDDVFHRVTRDVVEHAESVPNPVLVLEDLTYIRESMDYGEYMNRRLHGWAFAKLHAQIRYKAVETGIPVETVNPRNTSKECHACGEVGYRPKQATFKCTNDGCWMGEYQADVNGAINIADRYLSGESRSREHETDDDSAEDGACLTAPQDSHADGATQQETRGTYAS; encoded by the coding sequence ATGACCGAGCTCACCAAGACGCTGGAGTTGAAGCTGGTCGACCCGAACGCGCATAAACGGCGGAAACTCCAAGAGACGCGCGACGCCTACCAGCAGGCCCTCGCCGATGCGTTCGAGGCTGGTTGCACCACTCAAACCGAAGCGAACGACGTGGTGGTCAACTACGACCTATCGGGGTACGCGAAAAACGCCCTCAAGAAGTACGTCCCGCAGTTGACGACGACGTACAATGCAGATGAGCTACACGACGACCACCCAGTTCGGTTCACCAACGAGGGGCTCCGGCTCGATCACAACCCCCAGAACGCTATCGAGTGGTACGTCAAGATTCCGCACCACGAGGACTACCACCTCTGGCTGCCAGCACAACCGAACCCCGACCAACGGGAGTGGTTAGAAGCCGTGAACGCTGGCGACGCGGAGATGGGTGAGCGTCGGCTCTTCCAGCGGGATGAGACGTGGTATCTCCACGTCACCGCCACCCGCGACGTGGAGGACTGTTCCGGGGTGGCCGACGACGCACGGACGCCGATCGGAGTCGATATCGGGGAAGCGTCTCTCGTCACGGTGTGTCACCGCGACGAGAACGGTTCTCCGACCCGTCCCGAACTATGGGCCGACGAGGGCAAGACCGTTCGTCGGCTCCGCAAGACCTACTTCACCGCCACGCGACGGCTCCAAGAACGCGGCAGCGACCGTATCGCCGAGTCGTTCGGCGACGCCCTGTGGAACCACATCGACGACGTGTTCCACCGTGTCACCCGCGACGTCGTCGAGCACGCCGAGTCTGTCCCGAACCCAGTGTTGGTTCTGGAAGACCTGACCTACATTCGGGAGTCGATGGACTACGGTGAGTACATGAACCGTCGTCTTCACGGCTGGGCGTTCGCCAAACTCCACGCGCAGATACGGTACAAGGCCGTCGAGACGGGAATTCCCGTCGAGACGGTGAATCCGCGTAACACCTCGAAAGAGTGCCACGCGTGTGGTGAAGTGGGGTATCGTCCGAAGCAGGCGACGTTCAAATGCACGAACGACGGCTGCTGGATGGGCGAATACCAGGCAGACGTGAACGGGGCGATAAACATCGCGGACCGCTACCTCAGCGGAGAGAGTCGGTCCAGAGAACACGAGACCGACGATGACTCGGCTGAGGATGGGGCGTGTTTGACCGCGCCACAAGACAGCCACGCCGATGGTGCAACCCAGCAAGAGACGCGTGGAACGTATGCGTCTTGA
- the tnpA gene encoding IS200/IS605 family transposase has translation MKTTRHATYTLNYHIVWLPKYRTSVLSGEVADRVRDILHEIADDKGVKILDLTVQPDHVHLFVSSPPKHAPSLLANWFKGISSRKYNHRYADTEDEKIRWARGYYAGTAGHVSSETVQDYIQRHEEGEQ, from the coding sequence ATGAAGACCACACGGCACGCGACCTACACTCTCAACTACCACATAGTGTGGTTGCCGAAGTACCGTACCTCGGTACTCTCCGGGGAGGTCGCAGACCGTGTGCGAGACATCCTCCACGAGATTGCCGACGACAAGGGTGTCAAGATACTCGACCTGACCGTTCAACCCGACCACGTTCACCTCTTCGTCAGTAGCCCGCCGAAACACGCCCCGTCGCTTCTCGCCAACTGGTTCAAGGGGATTTCCTCACGGAAGTACAACCACCGCTACGCCGACACCGAAGACGAAAAGATTCGCTGGGCGCGGGGCTACTACGCAGGGACGGCAGGCCACGTGTCCAGTGAGACGGTTCAGGACTACATCCAGCGTCACGAAGAGGGCGAGCAATGA
- a CDS encoding putative zinc-binding protein — protein MTDDYEELPLVYSCSGCSSAAQMANDLAVRLDREREAEMSCIAGVGGDVPPLVDTATSGRPTLVIDGCPLECARKSLEGHDVTPDRHVNLAKRGVPKEYHADYDDEQAEELYGDLLGEIEELAPTA, from the coding sequence ATGACCGACGACTACGAGGAGCTGCCGCTCGTGTACTCGTGTTCCGGTTGTTCGAGCGCCGCACAGATGGCAAACGACCTCGCCGTGCGGCTGGACCGCGAGCGCGAGGCGGAGATGTCCTGTATCGCCGGCGTCGGCGGCGACGTCCCGCCGCTGGTGGACACCGCCACGTCGGGACGGCCGACGCTCGTCATCGACGGCTGTCCGCTGGAGTGCGCCCGGAAGAGCCTCGAAGGGCACGACGTGACGCCGGACCGGCACGTCAACCTGGCGAAGCGCGGCGTCCCGAAGGAGTACCACGCCGACTACGACGACGAGCAGGCCGAAGAGCTGTACGGGGACCTCCTCGGGGAGATCGAGGAACTAGCGCCGACCGCCTGA
- a CDS encoding helix-turn-helix domain-containing protein, with amino-acid sequence MPYAELTITVPESVWISEVSGAHPETTFRVLAATANAATGVARIEIDGNEAAAVCDEIRSYDAVTDLTVLGTGEAACRVQIETTVPLLLSSLQDSGVPIEMPIEVRDGELRLELTVPSETLSSLGETLDRLGIAYTVERIQQDVESDPLLTDRQRWVIEEAIDRGYYDTPRRTTLVDLADDLDVAKSTCSEILHRAEERVLKDYLADERSVPAGTTAPSD; translated from the coding sequence ATGCCCTACGCAGAACTCACGATCACGGTTCCCGAATCGGTCTGGATCAGCGAGGTGTCCGGCGCGCACCCCGAGACGACGTTCCGCGTCCTGGCGGCCACCGCGAACGCCGCGACCGGCGTCGCCAGGATCGAGATCGACGGCAACGAGGCCGCGGCGGTCTGCGATGAGATCCGATCCTACGACGCGGTGACGGACCTGACGGTCCTCGGGACGGGCGAGGCGGCGTGCCGGGTGCAGATCGAGACGACCGTGCCGCTGCTCCTGAGTTCGCTGCAGGACTCCGGCGTGCCGATCGAGATGCCCATCGAGGTCCGCGACGGCGAGTTGCGCCTCGAGCTGACGGTCCCCAGCGAGACGCTCTCCTCGCTCGGGGAGACGCTCGACCGGCTCGGCATCGCCTACACCGTCGAGCGGATCCAGCAGGACGTCGAGTCGGATCCGCTGCTGACCGACCGCCAGCGGTGGGTGATCGAAGAAGCGATCGACCGCGGCTACTACGACACGCCGCGGCGGACCACCCTCGTCGACCTCGCCGACGACCTCGACGTCGCCAAGTCCACCTGCAGCGAGATCCTCCACCGCGCGGAGGAGCGGGTCCTGAAAGACTACCTGGCCGACGAGCGCTCGGTGCCGGCCGGGACGACGGCGCCCTCCGACTGA
- a CDS encoding cupin domain-containing protein: MSEVRSLDDLEGEPHANPFPDAEPKTVRLTLAEGEDVPAHDHPDREIVLYLIEGALELQLGDETHKVAAGDVARFDGDQQISPRATEDSTALLVLAPRSDG, translated from the coding sequence ATGAGCGAGGTTCGCTCGCTCGACGATCTGGAGGGGGAACCGCACGCGAACCCCTTCCCCGACGCCGAGCCGAAAACCGTCAGGCTCACGCTCGCCGAGGGCGAGGACGTGCCGGCGCACGACCATCCCGACCGCGAGATCGTCCTCTACCTGATCGAGGGGGCGCTCGAACTGCAGCTCGGCGACGAGACCCACAAGGTAGCGGCCGGCGACGTCGCCCGCTTCGACGGCGACCAGCAGATCTCCCCGCGCGCGACCGAGGACAGCACAGCGTTGCTCGTCCTCGCGCCGCGTTCGGACGGCTGA
- a CDS encoding redoxin domain-containing protein, giving the protein MSDIETGDTAPTFSATLGTSDHESFDLEERLGDGPVVLAFFPGAFTPPCTNEMVALQDRLGEFEDAGATVLGVSADSAFSQGAFREEHGIEFDLVSDMDRNAIEAYGLEIDITDLGLHGVANRAVFVIDENGTVTYRWVSDDPTNEPDYDELLDAVEDA; this is encoded by the coding sequence ATGTCCGACATCGAAACGGGCGACACCGCACCGACGTTCAGCGCGACGCTCGGGACGAGCGATCACGAGTCGTTCGACCTCGAGGAGCGCCTCGGCGACGGGCCGGTCGTGCTCGCGTTCTTCCCGGGCGCGTTCACGCCGCCGTGTACCAACGAGATGGTCGCGCTCCAGGATCGCCTCGGCGAGTTCGAGGACGCAGGGGCGACAGTCCTCGGCGTGAGCGCGGACTCGGCGTTCTCGCAGGGGGCGTTCCGGGAGGAGCACGGCATCGAGTTCGACCTGGTCAGCGACATGGATCGGAACGCGATCGAGGCGTACGGCCTCGAGATAGACATCACCGACCTCGGCCTGCACGGCGTCGCCAACCGCGCGGTGTTCGTCATCGACGAGAACGGAACCGTCACGTACCGCTGGGTCTCCGACGACCCGACGAACGAACCCGACTACGACGAACTGCTGGACGCGGTCGAGGACGCGTAG